From Astyanax mexicanus isolate ESR-SI-001 chromosome 13, AstMex3_surface, whole genome shotgun sequence, the proteins below share one genomic window:
- the LOC103039342 gene encoding BTB/POZ domain-containing protein KCTD21-like, protein MHIQVFKTVLNTHSQAQCVCVFISMLFTLSDCEQNKTSLMQLLSADRTHTHTHTQTHTLTHTHTLTHINTGCPSWIKKDPQVLINSVCLKMLNLRNGDSDGVIDPVCVNVGGELYTTTLDTLTRCRDSMLGAMFTGQIPLLRDRHGNFFIDRDGKTFRHILNFLRCSSLDLPADFTELTLLRREADFFQIRPLMEELDRRGAEPGSGRGGEGALLCVEVDSVERVLHFNYKRKPESYELCSCAVRVHSAHIFCTSHTLIQLLSSSFSYWTGSVSVVPQPGRMDLKLEWVPCPPELPREQHIRHGFQELSVTHHSEHSEHGISLSDTRSFMAELLRVVLAEGFRIDLVSPDPSDVLNCHHLRCVRY, encoded by the coding sequence ATGCACATACAAGTATTTAAAACAGTattgaacacacactcacaggcccaatgtgtttgtgtgttcattAGCATGCTGTTCACTCTCTCTGATTGTGAACAAAACAAAACCTCTCTTATGCAACTCTTGTCAGctgacagaacacacacacacacacacacacagacacacactctcacacacacacacacactcacacacataaacacaggcTGTCCTAGCTGGATAAAGAAGGATCCACAGGTCTTGATTAACAGTGTGTGTTTGAAGATGCTGAACTTGCGGAATGGTGACAGTGATGGTGTAATTGATCCTGTGTGTGTGAACGTTGGAGGGGAGCTTTACACCACCACGCTGGACACACTGACGCGCTGCCGGGACTCCATGCTGGGTGCCATGTTCACTGGCCAGATTCCGCTGCTGCGTGATCGCCATGGAAACTTCTTCATCGACCGCGATGGGAAAACCTTTCGCCACATTCTGAACTTCCTGCGCTGCAGCAGCCTCGACCTTCCGGCCGACTTCACAGAGCTGACCCTGCTGCGACGCGAGGCCGACTTTTTCCAGATCCGTCCACTGATGGAGGAGCTGGATCGCAGAGGGGCGGAGCCAGGGAGCGGACGAGGAGGGGAAGGGGCATTGCTGTGTGTGGAGGTGGACAGCGTGGAACGGGTTCTGCACTTCAACTACAAGCGCAAACCAGAGAGCTACGAGCTTTGCTCCTGTGCCGTCCGTGTTCACTCTGCCCACATCTTCTGCACCTCACACACGCTCATCCAGCTGCTGAGCTCCAGCTTCTCTTACTGGACGGGCAGCGTCTCAGTGGTGCCGCAGCCAGGGCGGATGGACCTGAAGCTGGAGTGGGTTCCTTGTCCTCCAGAGTTACCGCGAGAACAGCACATCAGGCATGGCTTCCAGGAGCTATCCGTCACTCATCACTCTGAGCATAGTGAGCATGGCATCTCCCTCTCTGACACCCGTAGCTTCATGGCCGAGCTGCTAAGGGTGGTGCTGGCCGAAGGGTTCCGTATTGATCTGGTGTCCCCTGACCCCAGCGACGTGCTGAACTGCCACCATCTACGATGTGTGCGTTACTAA